Within the Cydia pomonella isolate Wapato2018A chromosome 3, ilCydPomo1, whole genome shotgun sequence genome, the region gagatggccatgcaatggttgagagcacgcactatgaaatgggccacgtgtagatgtgTACGGACcgtcgctggcccactacctttgatgtgcagacgaaaaaccgacaccgcggccatcccatcaCCATCTCGCCGCGCCAAAAGCCATCCGACatcactaccctctctacacgcagGCCTATCTTAGTGGGCCAGAATGATGGAACCTTACACATAGAAAAACTAGTTGTAGGTTATACCAttcttaaattatgtaaatactttttttgcaCCAGAATACGGTATAACGGTACGGGATGTTACGAGTGTTGGGACAGCTGCTTGAAATAACAATAGAAGGCTCAGgaccacttatctgacgaatgaAGTCATTGTTGGAAAAAAGCTAAAAATTTCAAACTGGTACATTGTTCTAACATATGTATTTGCCATTTTGCACTAGTTAATTGAGACACTGTTGTTCCGAAAGTTCTTATAGCTGCTCTGATTTTAttaataagtacataattttatttatatcaatggcaTACCTAGTGCAGAATAACCTtcagaaaattttaaattacattgTAGGTATAGCTAGTAGAATAGTAGTAAAACCAGGTAACAATTCTATATTCATTTCAGTCAACATTAATGAGCAGAAACACCAACAGTATAATAGAATAGAACCATGATTACCTGCCtacacataaatattttatttgtaaatattacctGTTTTTTAGtgcaaattattattaaaatgacaGTTTTGCAACCAGTTCTCGGTTCATGAGCATTTCAAATGCCTTGATTATATTAAACATGACCTTGTCAAGTTATCTTTAATTTTATCTCTCAGAGTTGTATATTTTAACAACATTTAATTCAATCTACGCACATGTTTGCTGCCCTTTAAAGCTTGGGCTATTAGATGTAGCGGCTACTTGTGATGTATTAGACTAACACAGAAGATTCAAAGAAATATCAAGAATGGAAAATGATAATCACTTGTATAAGTAAGAAATAGACCAAAGAACAGAGAAAAGGATATTTTTAAGTCACATGTAAGCAAGCAAACCAAGGAAGTTTTCAAACAATGTTATGaaatgaataatttaaattgattCTATCTCCACTATCTCCAGGGATTTCatgtactaaaaataattttacaaaagaATTATCAATTATATCTCTGGATTACACTTATAGTTATTTTAGTTTTCAACTATAGCTATACAGATCAGTACAAAATCGGCTGTTGGTACACTCCTCCGAAAACAATTGTGTTTGTGACTTTTTCCACAATAAGGTAACTAAAAGGCCGGTTGGCTTCAAATCTTATAActccaatccggtttgcaaacTCTGCAGCTGTAGCCCCAGACGCTGTTGTACCTTCCTCTGTAACCTCAATTTCTGCTTTATGGATAACCCTAGTCACATACATGGGCACCCGAGCCAAGCGGCCCAAATTGGCTTTCACAGGGTCAAACAGATCATATATTCCCATTCCCTCTTTCAATATTTCATTCAGTTCAATGCTTGAATCAATTTTGAAGCGAGGAATGAAACAATCTATTTCATCATCACTATACTCTTCTTGAGAGAGTTTCAGCTCTTGAAACACAGTATCAAGAGGTACTTTTTTGAAGTTTAAGAACATATCTTCTAGAGTAACACCAGGATTTGGCAGCATTAATAGCATGGACAGACGATTTTCAACACCATAAGGCAACTCAATTACTCTTGCTTGAATCTCCTTAATATTAGCAAATGGGTATGTGTATCTATTGTACATCATGTTCACTTCCCCAATTTTCATCCCACTACTATTATAAAAATTTTGTTTAGTTGTAGAGGAGACATTAAAAGGTGCAGTCCACTGGCCTTTAAAATATACTGCACTCGTGATGATCATCTGTGCATCACTCAAATTACTTTCATCAACCAATTTAGGAATTCTGCCTTTGGTTGCTGTTGA harbors:
- the LOC133516191 gene encoding serine protease inhibitor 77Ba-like; translation: MLIVIMLIFVLELCACFVLCFGQNQGIKGHDEPEYPTNLHNGLSEATGNFSVELLYHAAKKQGKQNLILSPITAWTVLAVTSEGALGNTRTQLVSALRIKRNRTVTRHDFQEIARWLVVNTTTVHLAKFNGIFVDKSKSLEDDFRQSSKTFYDTQTVDLDFRNSAATAATINGAVSTATKGRIPKLVDESNLSDAQMIITSAVYFKGQWTAPFNVSSTTKQNFYNSSGMKIGEVNMMYNRYTYPFANIKEIQARVIELPYGVENRLSMLLMLPNPGVTLEDMFLNFKKVPLDTVFQELKLSQEEYSDDEIDCFIPRFKIDSSIELNEILKEGMGIYDLFDPVKANLGRLARVPMYVTRVIHKAEIEVTEEGTTASGATAAEFANRIGVIRFEANRPFSYLIVEKVTNTIVFGGVYQQPILY